In the Olleya sp. Hel_I_94 genome, one interval contains:
- a CDS encoding FecR family protein produces the protein MKKEKNILQWFNNELSNQELDDLKKSEDFKTLEKIKHYSSQLEAPKVDAQQALQQFKQRQLTKTKPKVIALNYKSFLKIAALLVVMLGGSYFLFFNNTESFSTQIAQNKTITLPDNSQVILNAKSKLSYNKKTWDKQRDLKLDGEAFFKVEKGQKFTVNTTAGLVQVLGTQFNVKERDNYFEVICYEGLVSVTHNNKTIKLPKGNGFKVTNGTIDLITNNTTTKPDWMQAESSFTNIALQEVIAELERQYNITIKATAVDTTQLFSGTFTHNNLNTALQSITIPLKISFKIEGQTVTFYNYGG, from the coding sequence ATGAAAAAAGAAAAAAACATATTACAATGGTTTAATAACGAGTTGTCTAATCAAGAATTAGATGATTTAAAAAAATCTGAAGACTTTAAGACTTTAGAAAAAATAAAGCATTACAGCTCACAATTAGAAGCACCTAAAGTTGATGCCCAACAAGCGTTGCAACAATTTAAACAAAGACAATTAACAAAAACAAAACCTAAGGTTATTGCTTTAAACTATAAATCATTTTTAAAGATAGCAGCACTATTAGTAGTTATGCTTGGAGGTTCTTATTTTCTGTTTTTTAATAATACAGAATCGTTTAGCACACAAATAGCGCAAAACAAAACGATTACATTACCTGACAACTCTCAAGTTATTTTAAATGCAAAATCTAAACTGTCCTACAACAAAAAAACGTGGGACAAGCAACGTGACTTAAAATTAGATGGTGAAGCCTTTTTTAAAGTAGAAAAAGGTCAAAAATTTACAGTTAACACTACTGCTGGACTAGTACAAGTATTAGGTACACAATTTAACGTAAAAGAACGTGACAATTATTTTGAAGTGATTTGCTACGAAGGATTGGTTAGCGTAACACACAATAATAAAACCATAAAACTACCTAAAGGCAATGGGTTTAAGGTTACTAACGGAACCATTGATCTTATAACAAACAACACGACCACAAAACCAGATTGGATGCAAGCAGAAAGCAGCTTTACAAACATAGCGTTACAAGAGGTTATTGCAGAACTAGAGCGCCAATATAACATCACTATAAAAGCAACAGCTGTAGATACAACCCAACTGTTTTCTGGTACTTTTACACACAATAATTTAAACACTGCTTTACAATCCATAACCATACCTTTAAAAATTAGTTTTAAAATTGAAGGACAAACCGTTACATTTTATAACTATGGAGGTTAG
- a CDS encoding TonB-dependent receptor domain-containing protein has protein sequence MKDKPLHFITMEVRHWLVGLYLLMVSTGFSQNQQIPLADYLTTIETTFNVKFSYAVKDVTNINITRPANTLDLKSTLDYLNANTLLNFKTLDNRYITVSVLEKTISICGTVLSPETNQGLLGASIAVNNTYLGTTSDNNGQFNLKKIPLQATITISYLGFKDQIITARAFFDSQQGCKPITLLVDNQMLNEVLITKYLTTGLQKLIDGNIVLNTEQFGILPGLIAPDILQSIQVLPGVESVNESVANINVRGGTNDQNLILWDGIKMYHSGHFFGLISAYNPYLTNKVMVTKNGTSSQYSDGVSSTINMFTKDKITNTFSGGAGVNLISADAFLEIPISKKLALHISGRRSITDAFSTPTYDNYFERSFQDSDININPNLDNSTTQSDFVFYDYTAKVLFDLNDKHQFRANIIGINNNLDYTESSTDSNTTTSTKTSNLTQDNLGYGGNWNAQWNDAFSTNLSGSYSQYNVDASDLRVQTNQRLTQANEVSETSLQLKTEYKPNGNLSFINGYQFNEIGILNQTTVTVPSYSKTKKDVLLNHAFFTEVQYHKNNTYVKLGARANYFQKFDQLLIEPRLNVRQKLSNQFAIKLEGEFKNQTATQIVDFQDDFLGVENRRWILADNQSIPISKSKQASFGIDFKQHNFNLDLTSFYKVVHGITARNQGFYNNFQYLNAIGNYTSKGVEFLANKTADRFSTWLSYTYSINDYQFDSFTPSVFPNNVDIRHSVSLGFNYTVLQNLQLSVGSVWHSGQPYTNPLASSPTVQINNNYYVNYDQPNSQNVDPFFRLDASINYDFNFTKDSKLSFRAGVINLTNHHNTINRYFEVDPEDTNKTIQIDNKSLGLTPNASLRYSF, from the coding sequence TTGAAGGACAAACCGTTACATTTTATAACTATGGAGGTTAGACATTGGCTTGTTGGTTTGTATCTATTAATGGTATCTACTGGTTTTAGTCAAAACCAACAGATACCATTAGCTGATTATTTGACAACTATCGAAACCACTTTTAATGTCAAATTTAGTTATGCTGTAAAGGACGTGACTAATATTAATATTACACGACCTGCTAACACTTTAGACTTAAAAAGCACATTAGACTATCTAAATGCTAATACACTTTTAAATTTTAAAACACTAGACAACCGTTACATTACAGTTTCGGTGTTAGAAAAAACTATTTCTATTTGCGGTACTGTACTTTCTCCAGAAACAAATCAAGGTCTTTTAGGTGCTTCAATTGCTGTAAACAATACTTACTTAGGCACAACTAGTGATAATAATGGTCAATTTAATTTAAAGAAAATTCCGCTGCAAGCGACAATAACCATTTCGTATCTAGGATTTAAAGACCAAATTATTACTGCAAGAGCTTTTTTTGATAGTCAACAAGGCTGCAAACCCATTACGCTATTAGTAGATAACCAGATGTTAAATGAAGTTTTAATCACCAAATATTTAACCACAGGATTACAAAAATTAATAGACGGAAACATCGTGTTAAACACAGAACAATTTGGAATTTTACCAGGTTTAATAGCACCTGATATTTTACAATCCATTCAAGTACTTCCTGGCGTAGAAAGCGTTAACGAGAGTGTTGCTAATATAAATGTTAGAGGCGGAACCAATGACCAAAACCTAATACTTTGGGATGGCATTAAAATGTACCATTCTGGACATTTTTTTGGGTTAATATCTGCTTATAATCCATATTTAACCAACAAAGTTATGGTTACCAAAAACGGAACAAGTAGTCAATATAGCGATGGTGTATCTAGTACAATTAACATGTTTACTAAGGATAAAATTACAAACACTTTTTCTGGAGGCGCTGGTGTTAATTTAATTAGTGCAGATGCTTTTTTAGAAATTCCGATATCCAAAAAATTAGCACTACATATCTCAGGACGACGCTCCATTACAGATGCATTTAGCACACCAACATATGATAATTATTTTGAAAGAAGTTTTCAGGATAGCGACATTAACATCAATCCAAATCTAGACAATAGCACAACACAATCCGATTTTGTGTTTTATGATTATACCGCAAAAGTCCTTTTTGATTTAAACGATAAACACCAATTTAGAGCCAATATTATTGGTATAAATAATAATTTAGATTATACCGAAAGCAGTACAGATAGCAACACTACGACCTCTACAAAAACCAGCAATTTAACTCAAGATAATTTAGGTTATGGCGGAAACTGGAATGCACAATGGAATGATGCTTTTAGCACTAACCTGTCAGGTAGTTACTCGCAATACAACGTAGACGCTTCGGATTTGCGTGTGCAAACCAATCAGCGTTTAACACAAGCTAATGAGGTTTCAGAAACTAGCTTACAATTAAAAACAGAATACAAACCTAACGGTAATCTTTCTTTTATTAATGGCTATCAGTTTAACGAGATTGGTATATTAAACCAAACCACAGTCACTGTTCCATCCTACTCTAAAACAAAAAAAGACGTCTTATTAAACCATGCTTTTTTTACAGAAGTACAATACCATAAAAACAACACGTACGTAAAATTAGGTGCACGTGCCAATTACTTCCAGAAATTTGACCAATTACTAATAGAACCTAGATTAAATGTACGACAAAAACTATCTAACCAATTTGCTATAAAACTGGAAGGCGAATTTAAAAATCAAACTGCCACGCAAATTGTAGATTTTCAGGATGATTTTTTAGGTGTAGAAAACAGACGTTGGATACTGGCAGACAACCAAAGCATACCAATTTCAAAAAGTAAACAAGCCTCTTTTGGTATAGACTTTAAACAACATAATTTTAATCTAGATTTGACTAGCTTTTATAAAGTAGTCCATGGTATTACTGCCAGAAATCAAGGATTTTATAATAACTTTCAATATTTAAACGCTATTGGAAATTACACCTCTAAAGGTGTCGAGTTTTTAGCTAACAAAACAGCAGACCGTTTTAGCACATGGTTAAGTTATACGTACAGTATTAACGACTATCAATTTGACAGTTTTACACCATCTGTATTCCCAAATAATGTGGATATTAGACACTCGGTGTCATTAGGTTTTAATTATACTGTATTACAAAATTTACAACTCTCCGTAGGTAGTGTTTGGCATTCTGGTCAGCCGTATACCAATCCACTTGCCAGTAGTCCAACCGTCCAAATCAATAATAACTACTACGTTAACTACGACCAACCAAACAGTCAAAATGTGGATCCGTTTTTTAGATTGGACGCATCTATTAATTATGACTTTAATTTTACAAAGGACTCAAAACTTAGTTTTAGAGCTGGTGTAATAAATCTAACCAATCACCATAATACCATAAATCGTTATTTTGAAGTCGATCCAGAAGACACCAACAAAACCATCCAAATCGATAATAAATCCCTAGGATTAACACCAAACGCTAGTTTGCGTTACAGCTTTTAA
- the ribB gene encoding 3,4-dihydroxy-2-butanone-4-phosphate synthase, with amino-acid sequence MILTELNSKELSGYTSQDRVENALQQLREGKGIILTDDENRENEGDLIYSAQHMTLKDMALMIRHCSGIVCLCLTNQKADILKLPYMVKENTSSYQTPFTISIEAKKGVTTGVSASDRLKTIQVACNSNATSKDLAKPGHIFPLRANKNGVLERPGHTEGSIDLMKLGGLKPEAVLCELMNEDGTMANTNTIISFAKQHDLIVLSIQDIIDYRKFIRDYK; translated from the coding sequence ATGATACTTACAGAACTAAATTCAAAAGAATTATCTGGCTATACAAGTCAAGATCGTGTTGAAAACGCATTGCAACAACTTCGAGAAGGAAAAGGAATTATTTTAACAGATGATGAAAATCGAGAAAATGAAGGCGATTTAATATACTCTGCACAACACATGACCTTAAAGGATATGGCACTTATGATAAGACATTGTAGTGGTATAGTTTGCTTATGTTTAACTAATCAAAAGGCCGATATATTAAAACTTCCTTATATGGTAAAAGAAAACACCAGTAGTTATCAAACCCCTTTTACCATTTCTATCGAAGCAAAAAAAGGGGTAACCACTGGTGTATCAGCTAGTGATAGACTAAAAACTATACAAGTGGCTTGTAACAGTAATGCCACAAGTAAAGACCTTGCAAAACCTGGTCATATTTTTCCTTTAAGAGCCAATAAAAATGGTGTCCTAGAAAGACCAGGACACACAGAAGGTAGTATTGATTTAATGAAGTTGGGAGGCTTAAAACCAGAGGCTGTATTGTGCGAATTAATGAATGAAGATGGAACGATGGCTAATACAAATACAATTATATCATTTGCAAAACAACATGATTTAATAGTCCTATCTATACAGGATATTATTGATTATCGTAAATTTATAAGAGACTACAAATAA
- a CDS encoding Crp/Fnr family transcriptional regulator produces the protein MTNYIELTNFIKKNIDIEDKDLEVILSYFKMIKKSKNAILLSNGKNSQVSYFVKKGCLRLYYIDEEGKEITRYIAFENQFATELVSFITNEPAQETIQVIENSELLYITHDDFRHLMTIIPIWKDFYRIYLEKAYVNNSRRLLSFTALDASERYKQLFKINPNIVKRLPNKIVASYINISQETLSRIKSKI, from the coding sequence ATGACAAACTACATTGAACTCACCAATTTTATAAAGAAGAATATTGACATTGAAGATAAAGACCTAGAAGTGATACTATCTTATTTTAAAATGATTAAAAAAAGTAAAAATGCTATTTTACTATCTAATGGAAAAAATAGTCAGGTTAGTTATTTTGTGAAAAAAGGTTGTTTACGCCTGTATTACATAGACGAGGAAGGTAAAGAAATTACACGTTACATTGCTTTTGAAAATCAATTTGCCACAGAGCTTGTCAGTTTTATAACCAATGAACCTGCTCAGGAAACCATTCAGGTTATAGAAAACAGTGAGTTACTATATATCACACATGATGATTTTAGACACTTAATGACTATCATACCTATATGGAAAGATTTTTACAGAATCTATTTAGAAAAAGCTTACGTAAATAATTCACGACGCTTGTTATCGTTTACAGCTTTAGATGCATCAGAAAGGTATAAACAATTGTTTAAAATAAATCCAAATATTGTCAAGCGACTACCAAATAAAATAGTGGCATCTTATATTAACATATCACAAGAAACCTTAAGTCGAATAAAATCTAAAATCTAA
- the argS gene encoding arginine--tRNA ligase: protein MSLHNILEQHVKQAFKSVYSADLETVEFQATRKEFAGDITVVVFPMLRVVKGNPVQIGEAIGNYLVDNVAEVEGFNVVKGFLNLEIQASYFVNYFNSIKDQDTFGFVNASAENKAVMVEYSSPNTNKPLHLGHIRNNLLGYSVAEILKASGKKVYKTQIINDRGIHICKSMLAWQRFGHGETPESTGLKGDKLVGNYYVKFDQEYKKEIAALIAEGKTEDDAKKEAPILVAAQQMLQQWEAGDKDVVALWQTMNGWVYKGFDQTYKNLGVDFDNLYYESQTYLLGKEFVAEGLKSGVFFKKEDGSVWCDLTADGLDEKIVLRSDGTAVYMTQDIGTAIQRVKDYPDVGGMVYTVGNEQEYHFQVLFLIIKKLGFDWAKNLFHLSYGMVDLPSGKMKSREGTVVDADDLIVEMADTAQTISEDLGKLDGYTDQEKADLYKTIGLGALKYYILKVDPKKRILFDPKESIDFQGNTGPFIQYTYARIQSILRKANITEAITLSADQVTLDDKERELIKQLQLFPEVIQQAATNHSPALIANYTYDLVKAFNSFYQNVSILGADTQNEIVFRVQLSKTVANTIKNAFSLLGVAVPERM, encoded by the coding sequence ATGAGCCTTCATAACATCTTAGAGCAACACGTTAAACAAGCCTTTAAATCCGTTTATAGCGCAGATTTAGAAACTGTAGAATTCCAAGCAACACGTAAAGAATTTGCTGGAGATATTACAGTAGTTGTGTTTCCAATGTTAAGGGTTGTAAAAGGTAATCCTGTGCAAATAGGTGAGGCTATTGGTAATTATTTGGTGGACAATGTCGCAGAAGTAGAAGGGTTTAACGTAGTTAAAGGCTTTTTAAATCTAGAGATTCAGGCATCGTATTTTGTAAATTATTTTAATTCTATTAAGGATCAAGACACATTTGGTTTTGTTAACGCTTCCGCGGAAAATAAAGCCGTAATGGTTGAGTATTCTTCGCCAAATACAAACAAACCATTACACCTTGGTCACATCCGAAACAACTTATTAGGATATAGCGTAGCCGAAATATTAAAGGCGTCTGGTAAAAAAGTATACAAAACACAAATTATAAACGATAGAGGAATACATATTTGTAAAAGTATGTTAGCTTGGCAACGTTTTGGTCATGGTGAAACACCAGAATCTACTGGTTTAAAAGGCGATAAGTTAGTAGGTAACTACTACGTTAAGTTTGACCAAGAATATAAAAAAGAAATTGCAGCGTTAATAGCAGAAGGTAAAACTGAAGATGACGCCAAAAAAGAAGCACCAATTTTAGTAGCAGCACAACAAATGCTACAACAATGGGAAGCAGGAGATAAGGATGTTGTTGCTTTATGGCAAACCATGAACGGTTGGGTTTATAAAGGTTTTGACCAAACGTATAAAAACCTAGGTGTAGATTTTGATAATTTATATTATGAAAGTCAAACCTACCTTTTAGGAAAAGAGTTTGTTGCCGAAGGTTTAAAATCTGGCGTGTTCTTTAAAAAAGAAGATGGTTCGGTTTGGTGCGATTTAACAGCAGATGGTTTAGACGAAAAAATTGTATTACGTTCTGACGGAACAGCAGTTTACATGACCCAAGATATTGGGACAGCTATCCAACGTGTTAAGGATTATCCAGATGTTGGTGGTATGGTGTATACTGTTGGTAATGAGCAAGAATACCACTTTCAAGTCCTATTTTTAATTATTAAAAAACTAGGCTTTGATTGGGCTAAAAACCTGTTTCATTTAAGTTACGGAATGGTAGATTTACCTTCTGGAAAAATGAAAAGTAGAGAAGGTACAGTTGTAGATGCTGACGATTTAATTGTCGAAATGGCTGACACAGCACAAACCATCTCTGAAGATTTAGGTAAGCTAGACGGTTATACAGATCAAGAAAAAGCAGACCTGTATAAAACCATTGGTTTAGGTGCTTTAAAATATTACATTTTAAAAGTAGATCCTAAAAAACGTATTTTATTTGATCCAAAAGAGTCTATCGATTTTCAGGGTAATACAGGACCTTTTATACAATATACGTATGCTAGAATCCAATCTATACTACGTAAGGCTAATATCACAGAGGCTATAACGCTAAGTGCAGACCAAGTGACTTTGGACGACAAGGAGCGTGAGTTAATCAAGCAATTACAATTGTTTCCAGAAGTAATACAGCAAGCAGCAACTAACCACAGTCCTGCGTTAATTGCTAATTATACTTACGACTTGGTAAAAGCCTTTAATAGTTTTTATCAAAACGTATCAATACTTGGTGCAGATACACAAAACGAAATTGTATTTAGAGTACAGCTATCTAAAACCGTAGCAAATACTATAAAAAATGCATTTAGCTTATTAGGTGTTGCAGTGCCAGAGCGCATGTAA
- a CDS encoding tetratricopeptide repeat-containing sensor histidine kinase, which translates to MKRLIVLLCLLNLAFGFSQEEELESLTIQLAYQDPDISKVDTSVSIIKLLFKTEDYSKALKFIKQSEKLAKDLDYKKGLAEITYYKAKIHHQEGQYQMAVGEFKNAKTLFTTIKDTITVAKINSDLGFIEIENGNYKVGLNYALSAIQELEKRSLFNDLSTNYESLANAYQNANVLDKAITYNIKKIEVDNKINNIKGLIATNKKLGDIYTSNKNYNQAISYYESALGYAGNNDETTRANILPYLGNAYLMDKDYKTSARYLLESINLNRRFENQEGVLIALNSLGELYLKQNRLSTAQEQLLEASNLSRLLNNDEQLLKNYRLMNTLDSIKGDFDNAYVWQSQYYSLKEKIDAENNKKSAIIKIDTIDDTTAEVDNIILPVTTNDTVVSKKKYDKFKLIFYALLAAFAVVLTFFVLFYLKRNNRLKYTRELEAKNKKIELQNEAILEQSKHLENINKVKDKLFSIVSHDLKDSLTSTKGFIDLLKEGQLTQDEFHSLLPELSENANNASLLLFNLLNWSKSQMQSLEPKPTLFDIQEVFAEKVKLMDQKFDAKGVKLIDKTLRDFVYADRSMIEIVIQNLLANAVKFCNRGDLITITNQISNGKSIISIEDTGVGITKENQSKLFGNNTFTTRGTNKEKGTGLGLTICRELVDLNNGKIWVESELNIGSTFYIELPKSRIENLSDTETTPLVETPQPSYSERYHLHKSQ; encoded by the coding sequence ATGAAGCGACTGATTGTCCTTTTATGCCTACTAAATTTAGCTTTTGGCTTTTCGCAAGAAGAAGAGCTGGAAAGCTTGACTATTCAATTAGCTTATCAGGATCCTGATATCTCTAAAGTTGATACGTCGGTTAGCATTATTAAATTACTTTTTAAAACCGAAGATTACAGCAAAGCATTAAAGTTTATTAAGCAAAGTGAAAAACTAGCTAAAGACTTAGACTATAAAAAAGGACTGGCTGAAATTACATACTACAAAGCTAAAATCCACCATCAAGAAGGACAATACCAAATGGCTGTTGGCGAATTTAAAAACGCTAAAACGTTATTTACCACTATTAAAGACACCATTACTGTTGCTAAAATAAATAGTGATCTTGGCTTTATAGAAATTGAAAATGGTAATTACAAAGTTGGTTTAAACTATGCGTTGTCTGCGATACAAGAGTTAGAAAAACGATCGCTTTTTAATGATTTATCTACCAATTATGAAAGTCTTGCTAATGCCTACCAAAACGCCAATGTTTTAGACAAAGCAATTACCTACAACATAAAAAAGATAGAGGTCGATAATAAAATTAATAATATTAAAGGACTTATTGCTACCAATAAAAAACTAGGAGATATTTACACTTCTAATAAAAATTATAACCAAGCCATTAGTTATTACGAAAGCGCTTTGGGTTATGCTGGCAATAATGACGAAACCACTAGAGCAAACATTTTACCTTATTTAGGTAATGCATATTTAATGGATAAGGATTATAAAACGTCTGCAAGATATTTATTAGAATCCATTAACCTGAACAGACGTTTTGAAAACCAAGAAGGTGTGTTGATTGCTTTAAATAGTTTAGGCGAATTATACCTAAAACAAAACCGTTTAAGTACTGCACAGGAACAATTATTGGAGGCTTCCAATTTAAGTCGCTTATTAAACAATGATGAGCAATTACTTAAAAATTATAGATTAATGAACACGTTAGACAGTATTAAAGGCGACTTTGATAATGCTTATGTGTGGCAAAGCCAGTATTATAGTTTAAAGGAAAAAATAGATGCTGAAAACAATAAAAAATCGGCAATCATAAAAATTGACACCATAGATGACACTACTGCTGAAGTGGATAATATTATTTTACCTGTTACCACCAATGATACGGTTGTTAGCAAGAAAAAATATGACAAATTTAAACTAATCTTTTACGCACTACTAGCTGCTTTTGCTGTGGTCTTAACCTTTTTTGTACTGTTTTATTTAAAACGAAATAATAGATTAAAATATACCAGAGAGCTAGAGGCTAAGAATAAAAAAATAGAGTTGCAAAACGAAGCTATTTTAGAGCAAAGTAAGCATCTAGAAAACATTAATAAGGTTAAAGACAAATTGTTTTCCATAGTCTCTCATGATTTAAAAGACTCGTTAACCTCTACTAAAGGGTTTATTGATTTATTAAAAGAAGGACAGCTTACGCAAGACGAATTTCATAGTTTATTACCAGAACTAAGCGAAAATGCTAATAACGCATCACTACTACTATTTAATCTATTAAACTGGTCTAAGTCTCAAATGCAGTCTTTAGAGCCAAAACCAACCTTATTTGATATTCAAGAAGTATTTGCAGAGAAGGTAAAACTTATGGATCAAAAATTTGATGCTAAAGGTGTCAAACTAATTGATAAAACGTTACGCGATTTTGTTTATGCAGATCGAAGCATGATAGAAATTGTAATACAAAACCTATTAGCTAATGCTGTTAAGTTTTGCAACAGAGGCGACCTTATTACTATTACCAATCAGATTAGTAATGGTAAGTCTATTATTAGCATTGAAGATACAGGTGTTGGTATTACTAAAGAAAACCAAAGCAAACTTTTTGGCAACAATACTTTTACCACTAGAGGTACCAATAAAGAAAAAGGTACTGGATTAGGACTAACTATATGCCGAGAGTTAGTAGACTTAAACAATGGAAAAATTTGGGTGGAAAGCGAACTAAATATAGGGAGCACTTTTTATATAGAACTCCCTAAAAGTAGAATTGAAAATTTAAGTGATACTGAAACTACACCTTTGGTAGAAACACCTCAGCCATCATACAGCGAGCGCTACCACCTCCACAAGTCTCAATAG
- the ctlX gene encoding citrulline utilization hydrolase CtlX gives MHQTANTILMIRPVNFRMNEQTAVNNYFQEDLDLKNVEINKKAQDEFDAYVDKLRAVGVNVIVIDDKASLDTPDSIFPNNWVSFHENGDIAMYPMFAENRRRERREDVFLRLEQEGFKINNIIDYTSAEDEGLFLEGTGSLLLDRVNEIAYCALSPRADEDLFIEFCEDFEYTPVVFTANQTVDGKRLPIYHTNVMMCLAETFAVICLDTIDDKKERKNVVSNLEKNNKKVIKITEAQMHQFAGNMLQVKGKDDKLYLVMSQAAHDSLTPTQIQLIEAHCPILSSSLETIETCGGGSARCMMAEVFLPKV, from the coding sequence ATGCATCAAACAGCAAATACAATATTAATGATTCGTCCTGTAAATTTTAGGATGAATGAGCAAACAGCAGTAAATAACTATTTTCAAGAGGATTTAGATCTTAAAAATGTCGAAATAAATAAAAAAGCTCAAGACGAGTTTGATGCTTATGTAGACAAACTTAGAGCTGTAGGTGTAAATGTAATTGTGATAGATGATAAGGCATCTTTGGATACTCCAGACTCTATTTTTCCAAACAATTGGGTGAGTTTTCATGAAAATGGTGACATCGCTATGTATCCTATGTTTGCTGAAAACAGAAGAAGAGAAAGACGCGAAGATGTGTTTTTAAGATTAGAACAAGAAGGTTTTAAAATTAATAATATTATAGATTACACATCTGCAGAGGACGAAGGGCTATTTTTAGAAGGTACCGGAAGTTTATTGTTAGATCGTGTAAACGAGATTGCTTATTGTGCATTATCACCAAGAGCTGATGAGGATTTATTTATCGAATTTTGCGAAGATTTTGAATACACACCAGTCGTTTTTACTGCAAATCAAACGGTTGATGGTAAGCGCTTACCAATTTATCATACTAACGTAATGATGTGTTTAGCCGAGACTTTTGCTGTCATATGTTTAGATACTATTGATGATAAAAAAGAACGCAAAAATGTGGTGAGTAACTTAGAGAAAAACAACAAAAAAGTTATTAAAATTACTGAAGCACAAATGCACCAATTTGCTGGTAACATGTTGCAAGTTAAAGGTAAGGATGATAAACTTTATTTAGTGATGAGTCAAGCTGCTCATGACAGTTTAACGCCAACTCAAATACAATTAATTGAAGCACACTGTCCAATATTATCAAGTAGTTTAGAAACTATTGAGACTTGTGGAGGTGGTAGCGCTCGCTGTATGATGGCTGAGGTGTTTCTACCAAAGGTGTAG
- a CDS encoding SDR family NAD(P)-dependent oxidoreductase, which produces MKIKNIIITGTSRGIGFELVHIFANQGHNVLALSRNAQPVNNLHFDNITSFSFDLGNTEDYKKVNAFINDNWKQVDILINNAGAVLNKPFAETSMHEFENIYKTNVFGVAEMTRTVLPYMNKDSHVITVSSMGGVQGSMKFAGLSAYSSSKGAVITLTELLAEEYKETGPSFNVLALGAVQTEMLEEAFPGYQAPTTAKQMADYMANFALTGHKLYNGKLLQVSNSTP; this is translated from the coding sequence ATGAAAATTAAAAATATAATTATAACAGGAACTAGTCGTGGTATTGGGTTTGAATTAGTGCACATTTTTGCTAATCAAGGCCATAACGTTTTAGCATTGTCAAGAAATGCACAACCTGTAAATAACCTTCATTTTGATAATATAACCTCCTTTTCGTTTGATTTAGGTAATACTGAAGATTATAAAAAAGTGAATGCTTTTATTAATGATAATTGGAAACAAGTAGATATTTTAATCAATAATGCAGGAGCTGTTTTAAATAAACCTTTTGCAGAAACAAGTATGCACGAATTTGAAAACATTTATAAAACAAACGTGTTTGGTGTTGCCGAAATGACAAGGACTGTTTTACCTTATATGAATAAAGATAGTCATGTTATTACAGTTAGCTCAATGGGAGGCGTACAGGGTAGTATGAAGTTTGCAGGACTGTCTGCATATAGCTCAAGTAAAGGAGCTGTTATTACGCTTACTGAGCTTTTAGCAGAGGAGTATAAAGAAACAGGACCTTCATTTAACGTGTTAGCGTTAGGGGCTGTGCAGACTGAAATGTTAGAAGAAGCATTTCCAGGTTATCAAGCACCAACTACAGCTAAGCAAATGGCAGATTATATGGCTAATTTTGCATTGACTGGACATAAATTATACAACGGTAAACTGTTACAGGTTTCTAACTCCACACCATAA